Genomic DNA from Lactuca sativa cultivar Salinas chromosome 8, Lsat_Salinas_v11, whole genome shotgun sequence:
gttaccaggtcgcagaacctgaCCGTGTAAGCCACCACgtcggtccctttcatcttaaggttccagagttcctcctcaagtttctgaacttcgcccctagggcagtactcccttctCAGAAGGTGcttcagtgtgtcccagcccatggtgttgactgttaccaaggagagtgaattgacatggccattccaccatgttagggcccttTCAGTAAAGGTGGCAGCAGTGAACTTAATCTTGCTTTCCTCAGGGCACGAGCACATCTTGAAGACGGCTTTagttctttcgatccattgggaaAGTGCAATGATCCCTCCGGTTCCATTGAAGAATGTTGGTTTGCAGCttatgaaatccttataggtgcaCCCCTGCATACGTGCATGGATTTCACCATGTCtagagttggtgcccattccggctccacttgcatcgccagaattcatttgggccataGCTGCAGTCACAGCTGCGGTTACAGCTGTCTAAAACATCACcagatcgaactgcggaggaggaggtggtggtggagtttGAGTTGCAGGTCTGCCCCTGCTCGGacgcttgcgaggaggcatcttttactgaaaatTTATAAAGATGATGATCATAATGAGAAACAATTGTGATCATGATGAAAAACGTTTCACGGATTAAACCGTCATAGTCCAACTATCGGATAGAGTTATAGCAACAGAGTGGGAAAACACATGATTATAGACTTCCCAACAGACTAAATAATTGCCAATactactggtattactgatgtaaataagtttgggaaaaacgGCCTAACAGTAagccttacatcaaaccatatgaGGGGAAAATGATTGACAGTTTAGAGGACTACGTAGCATAATGAAAGATAGGAATATTATATAGACAAGTGTTTCATTCAAGCgtagatgttaaaggctatttcTAAGTCAAATGAAAAGATGTGCTAGTCATCTTTTAACGGCGGTGGCGGATGTTTCTCGGGCGAATTCTAAGGTCttccagttgacgttccatgtcgAGGAGGTGTCGCTCGTAGACCCTCTGTCGAacccggagctctatgacttcagccTGAGTCTAAGCTAATGCCTGACGCAAGGCCTCGTGGTCCGCTGCAGACCTCTCCCTAGCATGCTCCAGACGACTGGTGCGAATGGAGTGCAGTCCTCCATTTGTATCAAACTCTGCAATACGCTggagggctgtcctgccttggaTTTCATTGCGGGCAACTCTTCGGACCAGGATGGGCAAGACTCTATCCGCCGATCCTCCTTCGCTCGTGTCATAAAAGTTTCGGTCACCATTGAATAGCATGGGTTGATTTTGCTCTTCATTCCATGTCTCTATGCATTCCACACATGCAGGCGCCGGGCCTTAGAAGGCCTggcgagggttagggtttgggaccggAGCCAcaggaggtaggttgttgactttggGTTCGAAGTCCGACccatccgagaagccttctgcacggtgatcatccaaaggaatcgggTGATCATCTTCCGACTCTTCATCAAGCCATCCTCcaatgccttggtttgggtagtacaGATCACCGGGAAGGTGGAATCCAGCTATGCTATCTACACGAGAATGGGGAAAGGAAGGTTACTAGACGTGCtaatctaagatacttataagatgatcgttattactcgacccaatacttgcatagtgcacaccaattacatgtaaccgaagcaggatagaccttcgaataagtgatcctaactctaagtccacaatcaaataagaacatgaaatgaagcaaaggtcacagattctaagtctatagcgccttagtcacatgtaaccatggtgtatccacttagcaactattgctctactagtaacgacccttttagttctcacatatgtagTTAATAGAAtgtagaatactcctatagtattcttgttcagatgttcttgtggtagtgttggtaagttcttAGACTTGTCTCAACACCACTTATCATTCTTAGGCACATGTTAGTCACTcctaggaaaatgtagttgatcaggctacatccacctagatttgactatatgtctctaattctaattgtgttgttcaacaatcttaatacttttgttctgttctagtatgatactgactcTGTGTATTGTGTGGATGTtcatatatacttagttaaatattttattacttaaaagtatatattcttggtcagagtgttttaatcccgaagtgtttatagttcgtatatcttttatgggttgatacacttGATTCACtctaaacaatgctctgataccaatctgtcacaccccaaaaacgaaaacggcggaatacgttctggggtggaggacgtcatgtacagtatcataacaatgcataatagtaaagcaAGTAACAATATTCATTGCATTAAGATAATAATTttcaatacaagcgtgttctgtacagtttgatagacaccaaaagtataattaaaataaagatgagtcttgtatatgCACCATCTTATCAAaagttgcatctgtacctgtctactgatgacctgaaaatacaagttattttgaaaacgagtatcagcataaagctggtgagttcataagtatttagtatcATTGCTTGAATAGAAGTGTTTAAAAATTTAGTGATACAGTATTTGTTATCAAGTTTTGAAAATGGTACAATCCCTAGAGAATCCTATAATTTTCCagcaaaagtagtcttctaccaagactcggttATTTGAAAGTTTGATTCTTTGAAAATGTAAAGGTTTCCTTCTATCAATATAGTTTTAAATCTCCTTCATATAAAATAATTTAGAAAATAGAGTTTTGCCCCAGCAGTATCACTGTCGGCTGAATGCAGTAGAGGTGCAAGCTCCAGGTGGTATTAAATGTGtatacacctcggggagtctgtTTTACTTTCaattcttaatgtgttaattaaGGTCTGGATGTGAActtgtatgtaaccatgctgagtgACAGTACTATAACagttgaccctccaggtcacaagTAGTGTAGTGATGTTTTGTTATCCCTGGGCCTaatcggctcggactgtagctagcagtcgggatgtgggagtgtccgtcccgtatagatctatacacatagtgttcgctctccctccagaggGCTCTGGTTACATGACGATCGCATAGCGAAGTTTCGTATCGAGGAGTAGTGCATCACATTCTATTTTAGTATATTTTctcgtatagtatatagtattctcttcGTATAGTGTATAGGGTCTCTTCATATAGTGTATAGTGTCTCTTCGTATAGCGTATAGTACGTATAGACTTGTAACTGTACTTACCGTAGTGAGTATCATAGTAGCAATTGGTAATGAGtggtaatccttaactatacctattatagttatataGAGATGTTGGTTGAATGTCTTTGATACACAAAGGTGTTGAATTGAAGTGAAGACTTTTATATTCAACACAAATATAtacgatatataactaagaattcaacgacagtcggacaaatAACtgaataccctaagtccacaatcaaacaagaacatgaaataaggtgagctatcagttctaagtccttcaatccttacttatataaatatattagtgtagatatgatATGGAATTAAAATGAGTTTAAAACCATTGAAAAATAGTTTTAGAACAATTAATCATGAAattgagtttgataaacatttaaaaacaattttgtTAGCAAGGCAATTTGAAAGTATAGAAAATCATTTTTGTAACAAGTTATACATATGATTAGTACCATAACAtgtttgattcaacttgtatcccccccccccccataaaagcgtatgaaaacatttaaaaggttgattaaggggtatgaactcaccgtttatCGTAGAGTTCGAGTGTGTGATCGATATGAGTGTTGAATGTCAACGGATGCTCTGAACACAAGTGGTCCCTATCAATCATATGGTGACACGTATATGAGTTAGAGCTAGGGTGTTTTATGACTAAACCTGATGGGGAAAACACCCTAAAGACTTGGATTCTTTAGGATTAAGTGGCCCATGTTTCGTACTTAGTGATTCTTACAAGTTTAAGGCCTAATAGGAGTActagagtgggtgtatggccatAAAAGTGAGTGTGCGGCTAGGGAATGCGGCCAGACTTGTGCATGAggctgcacactagagtgtgcggctAGGGAATGCGGCCAGACTTGTGCGTGAggctgcacactagagtgtgcgtccgtacagagggtgtgtgtgcggccgtacacaggagtgtgcagccgtacactccttgtttTAGTCCTATGTGTCGATTTTGAGGGGTTTCAAGTGTCAAACTAAGCCTTAGATCGATTATAGAGGCCATATCCTCACTTTGGAGGATGTTttgagtgtgtgcggccacctgatgaaggtgtgcggccgcactccttcaaggGGTGAAGAACACGAAGATCACTATGAGTTCAAGCttagattcaagtgttttacctTTATAACAAGCTGAAAGATGATGTTCTTCACGTTTTGGAGGCCTTTTAagtgttcttggatgatgtttatagagagagaaagtagagaatGAGAAGGTGCAACCAAAAGTGAACGGAATGGGGGTCCTCTACTATATATAGGGTCAGGTGTGAGGCTGGAGGGagtttgcggttgggtgtgcggctggctggccgtacactctagtgtgcggccgcacacacctctcttggtgtgtttggcttgACTTTGcgatgcaacacccttcctaacCCTTCTTAAGGCTCATATCTATGATATACTAAGCATAAAGCACTCGTGCGGACCCAACATTCTTGCtaaaagatgctaaattcaagTGAATTATAAATATGTGGATCAATTGTACAGTGTGAAAGTGTTGGGTTGTCACAGGCTATATAGGTGGTGTATATCATCGGTATTTTCGGCAGTGAGAGCAGTAGCAATTGATTATCATCTGAGAGATGAGTCTTGTctttgtacttgtgggtcgaaggcattaATGTTGGCTCACTGGATTATGCTATGTAGGATGTTGgttgtctttatgatacttgTATGGAAGATCCTGGGGGTAGCCTGTGACAtttatatgaaagaccatggggaagCCCATGACACTTGTGTGTAAGACCTTGGGGTAGCCAAAACACTGcaatggaagaccatgggagcaACCCATGACAAGGGTATGaaagactatgggggtagcccatgacaatgTTTTTATGGTATGcattattttgggaaaactcaaTAAGATTTGAGCTTAAGGTTTTGTAGTTTAATATTTTCAAGTACTTTTAGTTCGAGGGCCCAACGTGATCGTACCCCCTCCTCTCACGATTTTGCATTGATGATTATTTTACTATGATGATTTTGATACATTGTATTATGAATGATTTTAAGACACCTGGTGTATGGATTtggtgattttaaaaatgaaaacatttatcattatttttgggatgttacagtcgtGTTAGTAGTGAAGCTGGATCTGATTGTAGCAGCACGTTTGTACAATACTTATACATCAGAGTCGCAAAGATATCGTCATCGTCATCATCGTTGGACGGGGCGAACAAATCAGGTGGAtccattttcttttgaaaatttgaaattttttacgaaatagagagaaaaagaaTAAAACGATGATTAAAAATTAGTCGTTGTAtatctctattctaataaaagaatagtttttatttttccttttgacatgtgttatCATATTAGACcttataattaatgcatattttatttttcttttgttatGTGTCACCCTATTACGTCTTCTAATTAATGCATGTCACTTCTAATTAATGCATGTCATTTCTCAACCTATTGAttttccatttcaaatttcaaattttaaattttccactctaattacattaaattaataacattagaataaaaattaaaataaaattaatacaaattataaaacgatataattttacatatttatttaaatagatgattatattttatataactaaaaaaatctattaaataataatttatttaaaataattgattaataattttgagtttttattattaaattttaattaattttataactataattttaatatttatatgtaAATTTATATTGAAAGTTACCATTTTCAAAAGGTGAAATCCACCCAACATTTCAATTTTATCCGTTGCCACTCCTTAGTCGTTACTGTGAACACGAAAAGCCACACATAACGCACAACGAACAACGTGCAGGGGCGGTGTTTCATTGTGGTAACGGCGTTCCACCCTTACACGTCATAAAAGCGGCCGAAGCCGTTGCCCACTCAAGGAAAATGATTCGACGATCGTGTGAAAGAAGACCTGCTGAGTGCTGTCCTACCCAGCAGCCTTATCCTCACTCTACCCTCGTATGAGCTCACGAGCATGATTGTTTCGTTCTTAGGATTTAGAATACACGAGGACCAAAATTAGAAGGCAATTTTGGTTCTTTCTTTCGAAGGAACATTTCGTGATTTCACCAAATTCGTATCGTTTTCTCAAGACCTAATTGGAGGGCGACAAATGACTTGACGGCAACTTTAGACAGATTAGAGGTTTCCTACCGACCAAATAAACCAATTGGATGAAATATTCCCAATCGCTATCCCAAAAAGCCACGAAAACGGAGACAGATTCGCATTGAAAAGAAACCACCATGGATCACCTTTCCTTCTTTGTTCTGTTAACTCTTACCCTTTCTTTCATTCATCCAATCTTTCTTATGAAACCCCAAAATGGGTGTCACTACAAAAGCCCCACCTCAAATTTGGTCTCCATCAAAATCCATCAATATCAAGAAAATCAAAAGGAAAGGTGTCGTCTTTTCTAATTTCTATGCAAGTTTCTATTCACCTGTCTCTTGGATATAGCGAAATTCGCAACATATTCCATGTCAATTTTGAAATTTAGAACTATAAGTAGTaactttgtttaaaaaaaatgaaagtggAGAGTTTTTGATGTTCTTGATTGTGTCTGTATGTAGCTGGAGTGGACAAAAGAGCATCCATTAGTGAAGAGAATAAGATTGTGGAGGTTGTTTGCTACATTAAATCAAATGCCGAATGGTTATGTGTTTAATGATTACAAAAGTTTGCCCAGAGTTTTGCTTTTTGAACCTGGTGGTTCTTCTGCTGAGGTATCATCCTTCCTCTTTatctttaacacacacacacacacatatatcttGTAATGTAAAAAAGATTATAATTTTGTTACTCGATGCTTAATTACTTAATTGCAGGTCCTTCTCTATGGTGGGAAAGTTGTCTCATGGAAGAACAGTCAAGGTGAAGAATTGCTTTTTATGAGCAAAAATGTAAGCAGTTTTAATGAGAATCAGATAATCAACAACTAAAATTACATCAATCTCTAATTTCTTACTTGTTTCTTCTTCATAGACTGGTGGAAGATTTCCTAAAGGAGGTATTTCGCTTTGTTTTCCACAGGTAAGCCATGCAGAACAATCtcaaatatatattttcttttacaAAATTGTTTGTTATATAAACTCTTGGGTTTTGTGATTATTATATTTCTTTTATCCTTTCAGGTAGCCAATACAGGGATGATGAAGGAGATTTGTTGGTCAAAGAAAAACGCAAAGTCATTCGATAACATCCCCTTGCGTTTGACTCCTACAGGAAACCCATCTTCAGTAGATCTAACCTTAAAAACTACAGCAAATGATTCCAATACATGGCCACGTAGGTAATATAATTACCCATATTTTTTAAACGAAAATTTGGTTTTATTTATTGCTAACTAGACAGAATAGGTTGTACttgtactgtgtttgacatgCACTACACGTAGACAACTATTGATGTCAATATGACAAAAGTGCAACTTTTTGTCCCACCCAGAAAGTGGTTCATGGATTTGCTCTCGATCTCTTGTatgtgcaaaagacgtaaataccctccTCATCCTTATCATCAAAAATAGCTCTAGAAAGTTTGTCGAGGACATTTTAGTCATGTCCCGTGTAACAAACGCAGCCTTCGGCTGCGTTTATTACACATGACCGGACTGGAACAGACTAGACAAGCTTTCTAGAGCGATTTTTGATGATGAGAATGAggagggtatttacgtcttttgcacatACAAGAGATCGAGAGCAAATCCATGAACCACTTTCTGGGTGGGACAAAAAGTTGCACTTTTGTCATATTGACATCAATAGTTGTCTACGTGTAGTGcatgtcaaacacagtacaacATGTTTTGTCTATTGTGTAAAGGACACACATTCTTACCAACTAATATTTATACAGCTTTGAGTTGCGCCTTCGAGTTTCTTTGGGTCCAGACAAAATGACGATAATTTCATACATTAAGAATACCGACAACGCATCCCTTTCGTTCACATTTGCTCTTCAAAATTACTTATCAGTATCAGATATGaggtttttctttttttatttatttcaaagttTCAAGCCTTAACAAttgggctaaatgcaagaaatagcaacttaCTTTTATCTTGTTGTGTATCATAGAAATCTACttccatttctttctattacaacattgtataTATATTTGGTTTTATCTTTATAAGGCATTGTACATTGAAAATTTTACCCAACATAGcattgtatgttcaatagtttcttcattaagacattatactttgaaaaatttACCCTGTTTTTATAGCAATGAAAATTGCTTTGTAATTCAAGTGCAATGTTGTAATAAGAAAAATCTAAAGTAAgatactataataaacaaatcaatgaaaattTGTTGCTATTTCATGCATTTAATCTTTAATTGTTTTCATTCAAAGTCTGACATGGGGTTTCGTTTTCAGTGAAGTGAGAGTTGAAGGATTAGAAACACTTGATTTTCATGATAATCTGCAGCAGGGAAAAAGATTCACAGAGCAACCCGATGCTATCACTTTTGATGGAGAGGTCACTCACATTCTAAATGcatacatatttttatataattgtaatgattattaatttttttaatgaataTGATATGTATTCTTTGATAGGTGGATAGGGTTTATACAAAAACACCAGGTAATATAGCAATCATAGATCATAACAAGAAGAGGACAATTGTGATACGTAATGAAGGCCTCCCGGATGCTggtatttttttaaatgtttaaatattaatatttttttcattatgttCTTTAGTTGTTTGTATTCAAGAGTGATATCAAAGTGCATATTTATATTCTATTATCATAGCTAACATTCATATTCAATTAGCTTAAAAGTGCATATTTAAAAGACTCATGTGTCAAATCGAatacttttttttatatttgatGTCTTGATGCATGCTAAAAGTCTAGATTATGAGgagggcattcatgtctttttGGGTGGAAAAAAAGTTACAATTTTGTCTCACTGACATCAGTTTCAGTCCTGGTCCTAGTTCCTAATGCCCACCAAACAAAAAACACAGTACAACCTGTTATGTCCTCTTCTATCTTGAATGTAGAATCTATCTTTAAGAATAgggctgttcactatttggataaaaccgaattgtccaattggacaatttggttcggatttttggattggttttcaacaaaatcaaattattattttggatttcggattagttttggtttataaaataaaaaccaaatagtctaaaaaaaccgaataacaatttgttatgtatttattttcaatcaatctataattatttattaattttataatttttttccaAATAAGTTCAGAAAGTTTTACCTAATAAAAGACATCAATACATACTTTCTCTTAAAAGTTTTTAATCTAttatataataaactataatatagCTTCTTAGTGGTTGTTTATAAATGTTAAATCACaagtaaataatttgtttttgcatCTTCTGTAAAATTAGATAATATTATAATTCtatgtcattttaaaatgttctggtttttgaaaaccgaattataaaaaccgattcaaccgaattgtaattggatcggatcggatcagatttgaatttagtttggactattcggatccatattttgaaaaccgaaataaatttggatttacttaattggatcggattgaaccgatccatccaaacgaacaccaaTCAAGAATTAGGGAAATTGTCAGAAAAGTCACAATATTTTCAGgaaagttacactttagtcccaagatttttttTTCGAACATGAAAGTCCCAATTATTTGTAAAAACACGATAATATGTCATTTCTtgttaaaaggaaaaaaaagacTTTTTTGTAAACTTGAGCCAAAATGAAATAATCGGgacttttttgttcaaaaaaaaaaaaatctttggactaaagtgtaactttcttgaaaatattgggacttttctgacAATTTCCCCAAGAATTATGTCCGAAATGCATATTTTTTTTTGTCTTCTTTTAACTTCAAGATTCATGTTAAAATGTAGATTTTCGTGTTCTTTAACTTGTATAAATTTATGAAAAACCGTAGGTTTGTGGACCCCATGGGACAATGCAACAAAGGCATCAGAAATTGGTTTTGGAGATAAGGATTACCAAAACATGTTGTCAGTGGATTCGGGTGTTCTTGAGAAACCAATCATTTTAAAACCATTGGAAGAATGGAAAGGTTATCAAGAGCTTTCGATTATCTCTTCAAGCTATTGTAGTGGCCAATTGGACCCTAAAATGGTGGCATTTTATGCTAAAGTGTAAGCATACAATACATGATACATCAGGtattgttcttgttcttgttattgATGTTTTTATCTTTTTGTTTGAAAGTCAAAATGTCAACTTTTtgttttttatgttttcaggGTGTTTATGCAATTAATTCTCAGAGTTTCAACCATGAAGAAGTAGATTTGTAGGTTTATGGTTTTGTATAAATTTGTTATTTATATTTGTATTAGGAATTTACAAATAATTTGGTTGTTCATGTCGATTGCACTGATGCTAAAACCTTCAGCTGCTCTCGAATAGCTTCTTGGGTTTTAGAAAATATctctttattcataaataaatggGGTATTCATAAAAATGACCATATGATTGaaagattttattttaaagaaaGAACAAACCGTTTTTTTTAGATAATTGAAAATAACAAACCATCTTCGAAATTAATAATATTCACATGGAATTAGCTTGATGCAAACAATATCAAAAAGAAATTAGCAATTTAGTTTTAATAATATTAGCGATTATCATTTGGAATTAGCTTGatgaaaaaacttttttttttttgtcaacaaAGCAGATACTATTTGTTCTTCAAACTTACTTTGGTTATATAATCATGTAAATGTTATATAATCCTTAATTACTTATCAAAAAattcctaatatttactggcattaagtttatttggaAAGAGTGGTTATTTAGTGTTAACGTACATCCTATATAGATATTTTTTGTTGTTTccgtttttccattagccatttccaccataAAGGGTTCGTTGAacttctggggttgttgatttagcaaatatttgaatttattactaaCGAAACTTCGTTCCGCCccactatcaaataagatgcatgaaTACGAGTTGTTAAGTAGGAACGTACCGGTGACAACGGCTGGGTCCCGCACTGCTTCACCCTGACCCATTGTCAGCACTCTCCCTGCTGCACCTGTCCCTTGATTGTTTGCGTTGGGGAAATTTCGCCTGAAATGCCCGGTTTTCCCACATCCGTAACAGGTATAACTGGCTCCAACATtggtgttgttattgttgttgtcgttgttgttgtttgTCATTTGGTTCTGTTGAAGCTGACCCGACAATACTTTGCTGTATGGCCCTTCCGGTTGCACCTTGTGCAATTCATCTCTCTGCACTCctcgtgatggtggaagttgcatttgttacacttggGAAGATTTCCTGAATACTGCTTTGGAGTATTTGGCGtggatgaggctggagcatgtggtgtggtggTGGCTTGAGTCGCAGCATGGACAGTCACAATTTGTTTCTTCTTAGACGATTCCGAGTTCTATTTTCATTTTCTCTTGTTGTTTCTCCCCTTCTTGCTCTCTTCTTCCTTCTTAACCTCCGCTTCCACTGTTTTGGCACCCTTCTTATTGCCATGATCATACAGTTTCTTGGCCAGTCTCTTGGCGCTATCAAACG
This window encodes:
- the LOC111889927 gene encoding putative glucose-6-phosphate 1-epimerase isoform X1, producing the protein MGVTTKAPPQIWSPSKSINIKKIKRKGVVFSNFYLEWTKEHPLVKRIRLWRLFATLNQMPNGYVFNDYKSLPRVLLFEPGGSSAEVLLYGGKVVSWKNSQGEELLFMSKNTGGRFPKGGISLCFPQVANTGMMKEICWSKKNAKSFDNIPLRLTPTGNPSSVDLTLKTTANDSNTWPRSFELRLRVSLGPDKMTIISYIKNTDNASLSFTFALQNYLSVSDMSEVRVEGLETLDFHDNLQQGKRFTEQPDAITFDGEVDRVYTKTPGNIAIIDHNKKRTIVIRNEGLPDAGLWTPWDNATKASEIGFGDKDYQNMLSVDSGVLEKPIILKPLEEWKGYQELSIISSSYCSGQLDPKMVAFYAKV
- the LOC111889927 gene encoding putative glucose-6-phosphate 1-epimerase isoform X2, whose protein sequence is MGVTTKAPPQIWSPSKSINIKKIKRKGVVFSNFYLEWTKEHPLVKRIRLWRLFATLNQMPNGYVFNDYKSLPRVLLFEPGGSSAEVLLYGGKVVSWKNSQGEELLFMSKNTGGRFPKGGISLCFPQVANTGMMKEICWSKKNAKSFDNIPLRLTPTGNPSSVDLTLKTTANDSNTWPRSEVRVEGLETLDFHDNLQQGKRFTEQPDAITFDGEVDRVYTKTPGNIAIIDHNKKRTIVIRNEGLPDAGLWTPWDNATKASEIGFGDKDYQNMLSVDSGVLEKPIILKPLEEWKGYQELSIISSSYCSGQLDPKMVAFYAKV
- the LOC111889927 gene encoding putative glucose-6-phosphate 1-epimerase isoform X3 is translated as MPNGYVFNDYKSLPRVLLFEPGGSSAEVLLYGGKVVSWKNSQGEELLFMSKNTGGRFPKGGISLCFPQVANTGMMKEICWSKKNAKSFDNIPLRLTPTGNPSSVDLTLKTTANDSNTWPRSFELRLRVSLGPDKMTIISYIKNTDNASLSFTFALQNYLSVSDMSEVRVEGLETLDFHDNLQQGKRFTEQPDAITFDGEVDRVYTKTPGNIAIIDHNKKRTIVIRNEGLPDAGLWTPWDNATKASEIGFGDKDYQNMLSVDSGVLEKPIILKPLEEWKGYQELSIISSSYCSGQLDPKMVAFYAKV